A single window of Vanessa atalanta chromosome 27, ilVanAtal1.2, whole genome shotgun sequence DNA harbors:
- the LOC125074120 gene encoding uncharacterized threonine-rich GPI-anchored glycoprotein PJ4664.02-like encodes MEHIRILLLLCITTVLGNPCMNWTLNSMPYPSDCQSYIVCWLSKPYVRSCPNNLYYDVRSNTCQPVVATMCCNISLPFINQKPTLPPVPDEISTYKKRPDLPFTRGILPPLTSSTTPSDVTDKTTITNQTSEPPGPTGKDTSQETTTTKSSVTISTTPSTTVYFPSSTLTNTASTTHETQSIFTITIPSDVTQKQTDVPISTTYEPSTSQKETTESLSSTEPSTWKPKPTEFDLTTLINKETTVQPSISTTSHGITTTESSMTTARATKVTSSTINETSTENLTSKVPLSSTTESSTFSSNTDFLLISTSLSDLSTSISDTTNYPSTKERVITEQTTKIRPTTNFITTSPTEYITSSHTTTVISETSTGINTRETEIAVVTTEQTLPVKITTPANELSTKTDTTPSITLPSLKTSTGTHATEEMITNKITTAFITPPTVPSIIVTTPSTTELYSTNTELTIETVTEPLVTNTATPPSKHTTEYNLPSTPYTILLPTTSEKPDNEIQTTTKIDSTVKVTSTEKSVTSTESSSTGISTNAITELSSTGTTQESSSSEPSTSANTGIDILTTIKPIIKTTELLITESTDMPQTIVTEDLSSTTSEPHDTPIIFSTALPPVTPAVTTSTGHNLPSTFVTDTSVTDTFEYPTTTSVDNDSLTTIRPTTELLIIESTDMPQTIVTENIDISGTTPEPHETPIIFSTALPPLTTAVTPELLTTSTGHNLPSTSVTDTSVTDTFEYPTTASVDNDISTIRPIIKTTESLITESTKAPQTTLTKGIDIFSTTLEPHETTPKSVVTYEPPITTTEHSTNVPIITKQTLPYLSTKPSTASQSVPSVSNEIDTTTLSIKSTLPSVSTKVTPDLATITPESFSTPTMLSTREKQSTVTEPVTLTSNADNFSSQTSTITSSPIITKLTEAITDNKLTSTIHPLPPLTSTESTSTMTPGLSTTHKGMITMTTETDQSTAYVSTKVTSEPTEQTTVFLHSSTLLTTPTDATITLTDLTTTQNSLSTATESSATISPEVTSLPVSPGSTQHTATETQPIPSITATSASISNITSTIVTATEQIITTSSGATREDTSPSALTTGTGVTATTSNANPMTDIISTSEMEPIVTKWSTKDFSLTTRLTLPPLTSVQPDLTTKRDKFITTPSTMKTKPARTMTNPYTEKVSNYTTPVSTVTPFVTEPTEISSSTILPQTEINKSTTPSIPTKIITESTSNEETSKISTSTIIDITASIEKMETTKNSYTIHTSTMKGESSTSSSSAESSTIAITEKSSTNTIQESSSSESHTTASPNDISTTKIPETKTTQLLTSESITITEDTSSPTSEPHEPTISISTSLPTSSSAITYEPLITSTEHSTNLPIITKQTLPSLPIRQSTTSEPVTSTPSEFDTTTLSIKSTLPSVSTKITSELTSSVTLPELFSTPTMLTTREKQSTVTEPITFTSNTDNFSSQTTTFTTSPIITILTETTQRDNELPSTVRPLLPITSTKSTSESTPGLSTTSKEEITMTPESTTYVSTDATYGPTEQTTVLHSSTLLTTPTDSTITPIDSTTTLNSLSTASEPSASINIDLTTYLPDTPTQQTTTETQPITSTTASTASAATSDIINTTSSPSKVTDITSTLSDITSTPKYIPTDSETTEIDLITTSTKKLMTTTASIATSTPVASSTGSEIPVTSTTKIEPTANEMTTKETSTELSITLPSTTTISEPTLTTGISNPTLPPDDKQYTIPPTETSTEIEMNTTETTTDQYTSPTTPSKMRSLPPIPPTESPCEYYEKSQSAALKPHPLPLCRQSDDYQYPDLHDCSFYYKCFKGSMTKVKCLNNYEFSPRALRCMPAPEARCHKNLTLNQQQVYLDYFVLFNNAQKRYETK; translated from the exons ATGG AGCACATACGAATCCTGCTCCTATTATGTATCACAACGGTTTTGGGTAACCCGTGCATGAACTGGACGTTGAACTCCATGCCATACCCAAGCGACTGCCAGAGCTACATAGTATGTTGGCTATCAAAACCTTATGTACGGTCATGTCCGAACAACTTGTACTATGACGTGAGATCAAAC ACTTGCCAGCCTGTGGTAGCAACTATGTGTTGTAATATATCACTCccatttataaatcaaaagccGACCTTACCTCCAGTCCCAGATGAAATCAGCACATATAAAAAGAGGCCTGATCTTCCATTCACAAGAGGTATTTTACCACCTCTTACATCAAGTACGACCCCATCAGACGTCACCGACAAGACTACAATAACTAACCAAACTTCAGAACCACCAGGTCCTACTGGAAAAGATACTTCACAAGAAACAACTACGACTAAATCGTCTGTAACTATATCAACTACTCCCAGCACAACAGTATATTTTCCGTCATCTACTCTTACTAATACAGCCTCAACAACTCATGAAACACaatcaatatttacaataacaataccGTCTGACGTGACCCAAAAACAGACAGATGTTCCCATTTCAACTACGTATGAACCTTCAACTTCACAAAAAGAAACCACTGAATCATTATCATCGACAGAACCATCAACATGGAAACCAAAGCCGACAGAATTTGATTTAacgacattaataaataaagaaacaactGTACAGCCTTCTATATCAACTACCTCGCATGGAATCACAACAACAGAATCTTCAATGACTACTGCGAGAGCTACAAAAGTGACAAGTTCTACAATTAACGAAACGAGTACAGAAAATCTGACAAGTAAAGTACCTCTATCAAGTACGACTGAATCATCTACATTTTCATCTAATACTGATTTCTTATTGATATCGACTTCTCTAAGCGATCTATCCACATCGATAAGTGATACAACAAATTACCCGAGCACAAAAGAAAGAGTAATAACTGAGCAGACAACTAAAATCAGGCctacaacaaattttataactacTTCACCAACCGAGTATATAACAAGCAGTCACACTACAACAGTTATATCAGAAACATCAACAGGGATAAATACAAGAGAGACGGAAATAGCTGTAGTAACAACGGAACAAACTTTACCAGTTAAAATAACAACCCCAGCTAATGAACTAAGTACAAAAACTGACACAACTCCCTCTATTACCTTGCCATCTTTAAAGACAAGTACAGGTACTCATGCGACTGAGGAAATGATTACAAATAAGATAACAACCGCATTTATAACACCACCAACAGTCCCATCAATAATTGTAACTACACCATCAACGACAGAATTATATAGTACGAATACTGAATTAACTATAGAAACGGTAACAGAACCACTCGTGACAAATACCGCCACGCCACCATCAAAGCACACTACAGAGTATAATTTACCATCTACAccatatactatattattgcCTACAACTTCTGAAAAACCAGACAATGAAATACAAACTACTACAAAAATAGATTCAACAGTAAAAGTAACATCGACGGAAAAAAGTGTAACGAGTACAGAGAGTTCCTCGACTGGAATTTCAACGAATGCAATAACAGAACTATCAAGTACTGGCACAACGCAAGAAAGCAGTTCATCGGAACCTTCGACCTCAGCAAACACTGgtattgatattttaacaaCTATAAAACCTATAATAAAGACTACGGAACTACTTATAACTGAATCTACTGATATGCCACAAACCATAGTAACTGAAGATTTATCTAGCACAACCTCAGAACCTCATGACACACCTATAATTTTTTCAACCGCGCTTCCCCCGGTAACACCAGCTGTAACGACAAGCACGGGACATAATTTACCATCAACATTTGTAACAGATACATCTGTAACTGATACCTTTGAATATCCAACAACAACAAGCGTTGACAATGATAGTTTAACAACTATAAGACCGACTACGGAGCTACTTATAATTGAATCTACTGACATGCCACAAACCATCGTAActgaaaatatagatatatctgGCACAACCCCAGAACCTCATGAAACACCTATAATTTTTTCAACTGCACTTCCTCCGTTAACGACAGCTGTAACGCCCGAACTATTAACGACAAGCACGGGACATAATTTACCATCAACATCTGTGACAGATACATCTGTAACTGATACCTTTGAATATCCAACAACAGCAAGCGTTGATAATGATATTTCAACTATAAGGCCTATTATAAAGACAACCGAGTCACTTATCACTGAGTCTACTAAAGCGCCTCAAACCACATTAACTAAAGGCATCgatatatttagtactacattAGAACCACATGAAACAACGCCCAAATCAGTTGTAACATACGAACCACCTATAACAACCACAGAACATTCAACCAATGTCCCAATAATTACTAAACAAACTTTGCCATATTTGAGTACAAAACCATCTACAGCTTCGCAATCCGTACCTTCAGTTTCAAATGAAATTGATACAACTACACTATCTATTAAATCAACGTTACCTTCAGTATCAACCAAAGTCACGCCAGATTTGGCAACTATCACACCAGAATCATTTTCCACACCAACCATGCTGTCAACGAGAGAAAAACAATCAACAGTAACTGAGCCCGTAACGCTTACGTCGAATGCTGATAATTTTTCATCACAAACATCAACTATTACTAGTAGTCCTATAATTACAAAGTTAACGGAAGCAATAactgataataaattaacatcaacTATACATCCCTTGCCGCCTTTAACTTCTACTGAATCTACCTCAACTATGACACCAGGTTTGTCTACCACACATAAGGGAATGATAACAATGACGACAGAAACAGATCAATCTACAGCATATGTGTCAACTAAAGTGACATCTGAACCAACAGAACAGACTACAGTCTTCTTACATTCATCCACATTATTGACAACTCCAACCGATGCTACAATTACACTAACGGACTTAACGACAACACAAAATTCACTAAGTACAGCTACAGAATCAAGTGCAACCATTAGCCCAGAGGTGACATCTTTGCCTGTGTCACCAGGATCCACACAACATACAGCAACTGAAACACAACCTATTCCAAGTATTACTGCTACAAGTGCATCAATATCTAACATAACAAGTACTATTGTGACAGCAACTGAACAAATCATAACAACGTCATCAGGCGCAACTCGTGAAGATACCTCACCTTCGGCCTTAACTACTGGAACAGGAGTAACTGCAACAACTTCTAATGCCAATCCAATGACAGACATCATATCTACGAGTGAAATGGAACCAATTGTGACAAAATGGTCAACAAAAGATTTTTCATTAACAACACGGCTTACACTACCGCCCTTAACTTCTGTGCAGCCGGATTTGACAACTAAACGAGATAAGTTTATAACAACACCATCGACAATGAAAACAAAACCTGCTAGAACAATGACGAATCCATACACGGAAAAAGTATCAAATTACACAACACCTGTGTCAACTGTTACGCCTTTTGTTACCGAGCCAACCGAAATATCATCTAGTACAATATTGCCGCAAACTGAAATAAACAAAAGCACGACACCGTCTATtccaacaaaaataattactgaatcAACATCAAATGAAGAAACATCAAAGATCTCTACGTCTACGATCATTGACATTACGGCGTCAATCGAAAAAATGGAAACTACTAAAAACTCGTATACAATACATACATCTACGATGAAAGGTGAATCGAGTACATCAAGTTCCTCGGCTGAATCTTCAACTATAGCGATAACGGAAAAATCTAGTACAAATACAATACAAGAATCCAGTTCATCTGAATCTCATACAACAGCTAGCCCTAATGACATTTCAACAACAAAAATCcctgaaacaaaaacaacacAGCTACTTACGAGTGAATCTATTACAATCACCGAAGATACATCTAGCCCAACATCAGAACCCCATGAACCAACAATAAGTATTTCAACCTCACTGCCTACGTCATCATCAGCTATAACATATGAGCCACTTATAACCAGTACGGAACATTCGACTAATTTACCAATAATTACTAAACAAACTTTACCATCTTTGCCTATAAGACAATCTACAACTTCGGAACCCgtaacatcaacgccaagtgaATTTGATACAACTACACTATCTATTAAATCTACTTTACCTTCAGTATCAACCAAAATCACGTCGGAGTTGACAAGTAGCGTTACCTTACCAGAATTATTTTCAACACCAACCATGCTAACAACGAGAGAAAAACAATCAACAGTAACAGAGCCTATAACGTTTACTtcaaatactgataatttttcaTCACAAACAACAACATTTACTACTAGTCCTATAATAACAATACTAACAGAAACAACACAGCGTGATAATGAACTACCCTCAACAGTGCGGCCCCTGCTGCCTATAACTTCGACTAAATCTACTTCAGAAAGTACACCAGGCTTGTCTACTACAAGTAAGGAAGAAATAACAATGACGCCAGAATCTACAACATATGTGTCAACTGATGCTACATATGGACCAACAGAACAGACAACAGTACTACATTCATCCACATTATTAACAACTCCAACGGATTCTACAATTACACCAATAGACTCAACAACGACCCTAAATTCACTAAGTACAGCTTCAGAACCAAGTGCATCTATTAACATAGACTTAACAACATATTTGCCTGATACACCCACACAGCAAACTACAACTGAAACACAACCTATAACCAGTACTACTGCTAGTACAGCTAGCGCAGCAACATCTGACATAATAAATACCACTTCATCGCCATCAAAAGTGACTGATATCACTTCAACTTTATCAGACATAACATCGACTCCTAAGTATATTCCGACGGATTCAGAAACAACTGAAATTGACTTAATCACGACATCAACTAAAAAACTTATGACGACCACTGCATCGATTGCAACTAGTACACCGGTAGCTTCATCAACTGGATCTGAAATACCTGTGACGAGTACGACTAAAATTGAACCGACCGCGAATGAAATGACGACAAAAGAAACATCAACAGAATTATCAATAACATTACCTAGTACTACAACGATTTCTGAGCCTACTTTAACAACTGGTATTTCTAACCCTACACTTCCTCCTGACGACAAACAGTATACAATTCCACCTACCGAAACCTCAActgaaattgaaatgaatactACGGAAACAACAACAGACCAATATACATCACCAACAACACCATCGAAAATGCGTTCCTTACCTCCGATACCACCAACTGAATCTCCTTgcgaatattatgaaaaaagtcAGTCAGCAGCACTTAAGCCTCATCCACTACCTTTGTGTAGACAAAGCGATGACTACCAGTACCCGGACCTTCACGACTGTAGTTTCTACTACAAGTGTTTCAAAGGATCCATGACTAAAGTCAAATGCCTTAATAACTATGAATTTAGCCCTCGAGCGCTT agaTGCATGCCCGCACCAGAAGCGAGATGCCATAAGAACCTAACCTTGAATCAGCAGCAAGTGTATTTAGATTATTTCGTGCTATTCAACAACGCGCAGAAAAGATACGAAACAAAATGA